In [Phormidium] sp. ETS-05, the genomic window TTCTCAGCAACTATATCGGTGGCTCATCGCCCCCATTGAGAATGACATCAAAAACCTGGGTTTGGATACCATCCTGTTTTCTATGGATGCGGGTTTGCGGTCTCTTCCCATCGCCGCTCTCCACGATGGCCAGCAGTTCTTGGTGGAGAAATACAGCTTGGCTCTGATTCCCAGCGTCAATTTAACCGATACTAGCTATTCTCCGCTGAAAGATGCGGAAATTTTGGCGATGGGAGCATCCCAGTTTCCTGATAACCGCCCTTTACCGGGGTAGCCGTAGAAATTGCCAGCATCACCAAAGAATGGGAGGGTGTATCTTTTCTGAATGAAAATTTTACTCTGGATAATCTGAAGAAACAGCGGGTAGGTAGCCAGTTTAGAATTGTGCATTTGGCTACCCACGCCGAATTTGTGCCGGGAAACCGGAAAATTCTTATATTCATTTGGGAGACCAGAAACTAACGCTCGATCGCCTGTCGGAATTGCGCTTATATGACCCACCGGTTGACCTGTTGGTGTTGAGTGCTTGTCACCGCTGTGGGGACGAACAATCCGAATTAGGATTTGCCGGATTAGCCGTGCAAGCGGGAGTCAAAACCGCCCTAGCCAGCCTTTGGTACGTCAGCGACGAAGGCACCCTCACCCTAATGACCGAATTTTACCACATCCTCAAACAAGCCCCCATCAAAGCCGAAGCCCTTCGCCAAGCCCAAATTGCCATGATTAAAAACCAAGCTCGCATAGAAAACGGCAACTTAATCCTAGAAAACTCTAATCAAACCATCCCCCTCCCCCCAGAACTCGCCAACCAACACCACCCCAACCTGCAACATCCATATTATTGGGCTGC contains:
- a CDS encoding CHAT domain-containing protein, encoding MTKEWEGVSFLNENFTLDNLKKQRVGSQFRIVHLATHAEFVPGNRKILIFIWETRN
- a CDS encoding CHAT domain-containing protein — protein: MGDQKLTLDRLSELRLYDPPVDLLVLSACHRCGDEQSELGFAGLAVQAGVKTALASLWYVSDEGTLTLMTEFYHILKQAPIKAEALRQAQIAMIKNQARIENGNLILENSNQTIPLPPELANQHHPNLQHPYYWAAFTMIGSPW